The proteins below are encoded in one region of Effusibacillus dendaii:
- a CDS encoding SAM-dependent methyltransferase, translating into MQEIIATSSPGYEVYAFDELKKIDSTLTGRNGLQPGVFLIKSNLPFSLFSETIQRSKPIFTRHIQPVDLQIDIDRSKDDFLKLIQAVKDQMNRIPPTSKVAVQVRRHPGVNYGYTKYGMKEALDPILTENGYSPSIQQPDFVISILMGEHIAYFGISQAQENLSDWPGGAIRFQRQENQLSRSRFKLEEACLTFGIPIHTFKNALDLGASPGGWTSFLLDQGLHVTAVDTSLLDSSLMDHPHLTFVRENASDTDFPANSFDILTCDMSWSPQNTAKILVKLEPSLQKNGIVILTIKLLQKKIRKTIQEVLKLLQPAYETLQVKQLFHNRDEVTAYLKSRKT; encoded by the coding sequence ATGCAGGAAATCATTGCAACCAGTTCCCCCGGTTATGAAGTATACGCATTTGATGAATTAAAAAAAATCGATTCCACGCTGACCGGACGAAACGGGCTGCAACCTGGAGTTTTTCTAATCAAGAGTAACCTCCCTTTTTCATTGTTCAGTGAAACGATTCAGCGCAGTAAGCCGATTTTTACTCGGCATATTCAACCCGTCGACCTGCAGATTGACATTGATCGGAGCAAAGATGACTTTTTAAAACTCATCCAAGCAGTAAAGGATCAAATGAACCGAATTCCCCCAACATCCAAAGTTGCCGTGCAAGTTCGCCGTCATCCTGGTGTTAATTACGGGTATACTAAGTATGGGATGAAGGAAGCGCTCGATCCTATTTTAACGGAAAATGGGTATTCTCCTTCCATTCAGCAACCGGATTTTGTAATTTCCATTCTTATGGGAGAACACATTGCATATTTTGGCATCTCACAGGCACAGGAAAATTTGTCCGACTGGCCCGGCGGTGCCATTCGTTTTCAAAGACAGGAAAACCAACTGTCCCGTTCCCGTTTCAAATTGGAAGAGGCCTGCTTAACGTTTGGCATTCCCATCCACACTTTTAAAAACGCTCTGGATCTTGGGGCTTCACCAGGAGGTTGGACCAGTTTTCTACTTGATCAAGGATTACATGTAACAGCGGTTGATACAAGTCTGTTGGACAGCAGTTTGATGGACCATCCCCACTTGACCTTTGTCCGTGAAAATGCGTCAGATACCGATTTTCCAGCCAACTCATTTGATATATTGACGTGTGACATGAGTTGGTCTCCCCAAAACACGGCAAAAATTCTTGTTAAGCTGGAACCCTCACTGCAAAAAAACGGCATCGTCATTCTGACCATCAAGTTGCTGCAGAAAAAAATACGAAAAACCATTCAGGAAGTGCTTAAACTTCTACAGCCAGCGTACGAAACGCTGCAGGTAAAGCAGCTTTTTCACAATCGGGATGAAGTAACGGCCTATCTAAAATCAAGGAAAACATAA
- the dnaG gene encoding DNA primase, with protein sequence MGRIPDDVIERIRHHFDIVDVVSEYVELKRSGRSFVGLCPFHSEKTPSFSVSQPKQLYHCFGCGAGGNVISFIMHIENLSFLESVEHLAKRAGIALPKQDDAEDDSPAARRRKELFQCHDLASKYYHHILVNTEAGVPALKYLRERGLTLTTIEEFQLGYAPNRWDVLTNFLKRRGFQEKFLEQAGLLSENGKQPGRYYDRFRGRVMFPIHDGQGRVIGFGGRILGKGEPKYLNSPETELFQKGRQLFNLNRARQHIRQSGKAILLEGYMDVITAHQFGITNAVAALGTALTQDQAKILKRNADEILMMYDGDPAGQKAAFRNSEVILEVDGNPRVAVLPDGLDPDLFLHQYGADAFRRIAEEGSMSITAFKLQVLRNSSQLSSHEGLVHFLSQAVQLIGEVKSPIERETYLRDLAGEFNVSLESLEKEMKMVSSFPKSVDKPASQWNTNIQNGDRISKKTHSLLPAYIQAERKLLTHMLIDPGVARQVKETIVDEFSVEEHAALAVFLYSYYEDHPNANPAQFISTLSDQNLIRLASELAVEADSIDERPGLIEDYIVRIQNYDLEKRLQLIPKEMEEAAKNGDFEMLRTLMQEQIELRKKLDRHSVGKEG encoded by the coding sequence ATGGGGCGGATTCCGGACGACGTCATTGAACGAATACGTCATCATTTTGATATCGTGGATGTAGTGTCCGAATATGTGGAGCTTAAACGATCGGGGCGTTCTTTTGTTGGACTTTGTCCGTTTCATTCAGAAAAAACCCCGTCGTTTTCTGTGTCTCAGCCCAAACAATTGTACCACTGTTTCGGGTGCGGAGCGGGTGGCAATGTCATTTCGTTTATTATGCACATCGAAAATCTGTCTTTTTTGGAATCGGTGGAACACTTGGCAAAACGTGCAGGAATTGCGCTGCCGAAGCAAGACGATGCGGAGGATGATTCCCCGGCGGCAAGGCGTCGCAAAGAACTGTTCCAATGCCATGACCTTGCTTCTAAGTATTATCATCATATTCTGGTGAATACGGAAGCGGGCGTACCGGCTCTGAAATATCTGCGTGAGCGTGGTTTGACGCTAACGACGATCGAGGAGTTTCAGCTAGGTTATGCGCCTAACCGTTGGGATGTTTTGACCAACTTTTTGAAACGGCGCGGTTTCCAAGAGAAGTTTCTTGAACAGGCTGGGCTGCTTTCGGAAAACGGCAAACAACCCGGTAGATATTATGACCGATTCAGAGGACGCGTGATGTTTCCCATTCATGACGGGCAGGGGCGAGTCATCGGATTTGGGGGTCGGATTTTAGGGAAGGGTGAACCTAAATACCTGAATTCCCCAGAGACGGAACTGTTCCAAAAAGGAAGGCAACTGTTCAATTTGAACCGTGCTCGGCAACACATCCGGCAGAGCGGAAAAGCGATACTGTTGGAAGGTTACATGGATGTGATAACGGCTCATCAATTTGGCATTACAAACGCGGTGGCCGCGCTTGGGACTGCTTTAACACAGGATCAAGCGAAAATTTTGAAACGAAACGCTGATGAAATTTTGATGATGTATGATGGCGATCCGGCAGGGCAAAAAGCTGCATTTCGCAATTCGGAAGTCATTTTGGAAGTGGACGGCAATCCGCGTGTAGCCGTGCTTCCCGATGGGTTGGATCCCGATTTGTTCCTTCATCAATATGGTGCGGATGCGTTTAGGCGCATTGCAGAAGAAGGGTCAATGTCAATCACAGCCTTCAAGCTGCAAGTGTTGCGCAACAGCAGCCAATTGTCATCCCATGAAGGGCTTGTTCACTTTCTGTCGCAGGCGGTGCAACTTATCGGCGAAGTAAAAAGCCCGATTGAGCGAGAGACGTATTTGCGGGATTTGGCAGGCGAGTTTAACGTGTCTCTCGAAAGTTTGGAAAAGGAGATGAAAATGGTCTCGTCTTTTCCAAAATCGGTGGATAAACCTGCCAGTCAGTGGAATACTAATATACAAAATGGCGATCGCATTTCTAAAAAAACGCATAGCCTGCTTCCCGCCTACATTCAGGCGGAACGAAAACTTCTTACCCATATGTTAATCGATCCGGGGGTAGCAAGACAAGTCAAAGAAACGATTGTTGACGAATTTTCCGTTGAAGAACACGCCGCATTGGCTGTTTTCCTCTATTCGTACTACGAGGATCACCCGAATGCAAACCCTGCCCAGTTCATCTCGACACTCAGCGATCAAAATCTGATCCGTTTGGCGTCAGAACTTGCGGTCGAAGCGGACTCGATCGATGAGCGGCCCGGTTTGATTGAAGACTACATCGTTCGAATACAGAATTACGATCTTGAAAAAAGGTTGCAGTTGATTCCAAAAGAGATGGAAGAGGCCGCGAAGAACGGGGATTTCGAGATGCTTCGGACTTTGATGCAGGAACAAATTGAGTTGCGAAAAAAATTAGATAGACACTCCGTGGGGAAGGAGGGGTAG
- a CDS encoding Nif3-like dinuclear metal center hexameric protein — protein MQVTVADIIRILETWVSPGLAMQGDRIGLQVGRSQAPVSRILTTLDVTEEVVDEAIAVGAQMIVSHHALIYSPIKKLLTDSYQGRLIAKLLTYDISVYAAHTNLDIAEGGVNDVLARLFELQDVQILDRLQNQRLKKLVVFVPQTHHEAVLQAVCEAGAGYIGNYSHCTFNTPGMGTFLPGESTNPYTGEPGRLERVEEVRLETVLPEDRQESVIRAMLAAHPYEEVAYDLYPLEIMGKPSGIGRVGLLPVDCTLEEFAVLVKQRLDIAGLRIVGDRKRTVRKVAVLGGSGAGWIDAALAHGADVLVTADLKYHEAQDALFRGLALLDPGHNGMEKWIAPVVADFLNEKAMDLGLPIKALASNVRTEPFDFL, from the coding sequence GTGCAAGTAACGGTGGCCGATATCATTCGAATTTTGGAAACATGGGTGTCGCCTGGATTGGCTATGCAGGGAGACCGGATCGGTTTGCAAGTGGGAAGAAGCCAAGCGCCTGTCAGCCGGATTTTGACAACGCTTGATGTGACGGAGGAAGTGGTGGATGAAGCGATTGCTGTGGGCGCGCAAATGATTGTTTCGCACCATGCCCTTATCTATTCTCCGATTAAGAAACTGCTGACCGATTCTTATCAGGGCCGACTGATTGCGAAGTTGTTGACGTATGACATCTCTGTCTATGCGGCCCATACCAATCTGGATATTGCGGAAGGCGGCGTAAACGATGTGCTGGCCCGCCTGTTTGAGTTGCAGGATGTGCAGATTTTGGATCGTCTGCAAAACCAGCGGCTGAAAAAGCTGGTGGTATTTGTGCCGCAAACTCACCATGAGGCCGTGTTGCAAGCCGTTTGTGAAGCCGGGGCCGGATACATCGGAAACTACAGCCATTGTACGTTTAACACACCGGGTATGGGGACTTTTCTGCCGGGTGAATCAACGAACCCTTATACCGGGGAACCAGGACGCCTGGAAAGAGTGGAAGAAGTGCGGTTGGAAACGGTGCTGCCGGAAGATCGGCAGGAATCGGTGATCCGTGCCATGCTGGCAGCCCACCCTTATGAGGAAGTAGCGTATGATCTGTATCCGTTGGAGATTATGGGGAAGCCTTCCGGAATCGGTCGTGTCGGGTTGTTGCCTGTGGATTGTACACTGGAAGAGTTTGCTGTCCTCGTTAAGCAGCGGTTGGATATTGCAGGACTGCGGATTGTCGGGGATCGGAAGCGAACGGTGCGGAAGGTGGCTGTGCTGGGGGGATCTGGAGCAGGATGGATTGACGCGGCATTGGCGCATGGGGCAGATGTGTTGGTAACGGCAGACCTCAAATATCATGAGGCGCAGGATGCGCTTTTTCGAGGGCTGGCTTTACTTGATCCGGGACACAACGGAATGGAGAAGTGGATCGCGCCTGTAGTGGCCGATTTTTTGAACGAGAAGGCAATGGATCTCGGTTTGCCAATTAAAGCGCTTGCATCAAACGTTCGTACGGAACCGTTTGATTTTTTGTAG
- the rpoD gene encoding RNA polymerase sigma factor RpoD produces the protein MVKKSVKSTETATEITIDQVKEQLLEAGKKRGYLTYKEIMDKLSAFEQDSDQIDEFFELLTERGVEVSNESDDEEEDEELLLEEDSSEDAVVAGEEEFDLGDLTVPPGIKINDPVRMYLKEIGRVPLLSADAEIELAKRIEDGDEEAKRRLAEANLRLVVSIAKRYVGRGMLFLDLIQEGNMGLIKAVEKFDYRKGYKFSTYATWWIRQAITRAIADQARTIRIPVHMVETINKLIRISRQLLQELGREPTPEEIAVEMEMSPEKVREIMKIAQEPVSLETPIGEEDDSHLGDFIEDHDALAPADAAAYELLKEQLEDVLDTLTEREENVLRLRFGLDDGRTRTLEEVGKVFGVTRERIRQIEAKALRKLRHPSRSKRLKDFLE, from the coding sequence ATGGTGAAGAAATCAGTGAAAAGCACAGAAACTGCAACAGAAATTACGATTGACCAAGTAAAGGAACAACTGCTGGAAGCAGGAAAAAAACGCGGATATTTGACATACAAAGAGATTATGGACAAACTCTCTGCGTTTGAACAGGACTCTGATCAGATTGACGAATTTTTTGAACTGCTGACCGAACGTGGGGTGGAAGTCAGCAACGAATCGGACGATGAGGAAGAGGATGAGGAACTCCTTCTGGAAGAGGATTCGTCAGAAGATGCGGTGGTTGCCGGTGAAGAAGAGTTTGATTTGGGGGATTTGACTGTCCCGCCGGGAATCAAAATCAACGATCCGGTCCGGATGTATTTGAAAGAGATTGGCCGGGTTCCCCTGTTGTCGGCAGACGCCGAAATCGAATTGGCCAAGCGGATTGAAGATGGCGACGAAGAGGCAAAACGCCGATTGGCAGAAGCAAACCTTCGGCTGGTTGTGAGCATCGCGAAACGGTACGTCGGTCGCGGCATGCTGTTTCTTGATCTGATTCAGGAAGGAAATATGGGACTCATTAAAGCTGTCGAAAAATTTGACTACCGTAAGGGTTACAAGTTCAGCACCTATGCAACATGGTGGATTCGACAAGCGATCACTCGCGCGATTGCGGACCAGGCTCGGACCATACGTATTCCTGTCCACATGGTCGAGACGATTAACAAACTGATTCGTATTTCCCGGCAACTGCTGCAAGAGTTGGGACGCGAACCAACCCCGGAAGAAATTGCTGTCGAGATGGAAATGAGCCCCGAAAAAGTTCGTGAAATCATGAAGATCGCGCAAGAACCGGTTTCTCTGGAAACGCCGATTGGGGAAGAAGATGATTCCCATTTGGGCGATTTCATTGAGGACCATGATGCATTGGCGCCAGCCGATGCGGCTGCTTACGAGCTTTTGAAAGAGCAGCTTGAGGACGTTTTGGATACCCTTACGGAACGGGAAGAAAACGTGCTTCGACTTCGTTTTGGACTTGACGACGGACGTACACGCACCTTGGAAGAAGTGGGCAAAGTGTTCGGTGTGACGCGTGAACGGATTCGTCAAATTGAAGCAAAAGCGTTGCGTAAGCTGCGTCATCCAAGCCGAAGTAAACGTCTGAAAGATTTCCTTGAATAA
- a CDS encoding acyl-CoA dehydrogenase family protein — MDFDLTKEQKMLRDMVKDFTDREIAPKAAEVDRTARFPLETFQKMGELGFLGIPFSEEYGGIGGDTVSYALAVEEVGRACGSTGLSYAAAVSLGAAPIYYFGTEEQKKRFLVPLATGQALGAFGLTEPSAGSDAGSTQTKATLVGGEYVINGSKCFITNASFAKTVIVTAVTGKAANGKNIISAIIVPTDTPGFQVSKEYEKLGLRGSNTAELILEDVRVPAENLLGDAQAGFKQFLYTLDGGRISIGALSVGIAQAAFEAALQYAKERTQFGHSISKFQAIQFKLADMAMHIELARNMVLKAAWLKDNQRPFGKEAAMAKLYASEICMRACDQSIQIHGGYGYMKDFPVERYLRDAKLMEIGEGTSEVQRLVIARHLGC, encoded by the coding sequence ATGGATTTTGATCTGACAAAAGAACAAAAAATGTTGCGTGACATGGTGAAGGATTTTACGGATCGGGAGATCGCCCCAAAAGCGGCCGAAGTTGACCGTACAGCGCGGTTCCCATTAGAAACGTTTCAGAAAATGGGGGAACTGGGATTCCTGGGCATCCCTTTTTCGGAAGAGTACGGGGGAATCGGCGGAGATACGGTTTCCTATGCGTTGGCTGTTGAGGAAGTGGGGCGAGCTTGCGGAAGCACGGGATTGAGTTATGCCGCCGCCGTATCGCTTGGGGCCGCTCCCATTTATTATTTTGGCACAGAGGAGCAGAAGAAACGGTTTCTTGTTCCGTTGGCGACAGGCCAGGCGTTGGGTGCTTTTGGTCTAACGGAACCTAGTGCCGGGTCGGATGCGGGAAGCACCCAAACAAAAGCAACTCTGGTTGGCGGCGAATACGTAATCAACGGATCGAAATGTTTCATCACCAACGCCAGTTTTGCAAAAACGGTGATTGTCACAGCGGTGACAGGCAAAGCGGCAAACGGGAAGAACATCATATCGGCGATTATCGTTCCCACCGATACGCCAGGGTTTCAGGTGAGCAAAGAGTATGAAAAATTGGGTCTGCGCGGTTCCAATACAGCGGAACTGATTCTGGAGGATGTACGTGTTCCGGCGGAAAATCTGCTGGGAGATGCGCAGGCTGGGTTTAAGCAGTTTCTCTATACGTTGGACGGTGGGCGAATTTCGATTGGTGCGTTGTCGGTGGGAATTGCGCAGGCAGCTTTTGAAGCAGCGCTGCAGTACGCCAAGGAACGGACACAGTTCGGACACAGCATATCCAAGTTCCAGGCGATTCAATTCAAATTGGCCGATATGGCCATGCATATTGAATTAGCACGTAATATGGTGCTGAAAGCGGCATGGTTAAAAGACAACCAGCGTCCTTTCGGCAAAGAGGCGGCGATGGCCAAACTCTATGCGTCTGAAATTTGCATGCGTGCATGCGATCAATCGATTCAAATTCACGGCGGATATGGGTATATGAAAGATTTCCCGGTGGAACGGTATTTGCGGGATGCGAAGTTAATGGAGATTGGCGAGGGAACGTCAGAAGTTCAAAGATTGGTGATTGCAAGACACCTGGGATGTTGA
- a CDS encoding tRNA (adenine(22)-N(1))-methyltransferase produces the protein MKLSGRLQKVADWVPDGSVMADIGSDHAYLPVFLVEANRVIRAVAGELNQGPFESAKRTVQEYGFAERIEVRKGNGLQVLHKNEVNLITVCGMGGGTIVEILSAGEEKLAGVQRLVLQPMADSDRLRHWLHQHGWKIAAEELVADDGILYEIVVAEPGAEQYDDPLWYEIGSLQLLQNDPLFGQKLQNELDKIDRALENLQYGKGETAIQKKEAFLERRKRIEEVMRQCK, from the coding sequence GTGAAACTTTCGGGACGATTGCAAAAAGTGGCCGATTGGGTGCCGGACGGCTCTGTTATGGCAGATATTGGAAGCGACCACGCGTATCTGCCTGTTTTTTTGGTTGAGGCAAATCGGGTCATCCGGGCGGTGGCGGGCGAATTGAACCAGGGACCGTTTGAGTCGGCAAAACGCACTGTCCAGGAATATGGTTTCGCAGAACGAATTGAGGTTCGCAAAGGAAACGGTCTGCAGGTTCTACATAAAAATGAGGTAAATCTGATCACCGTATGCGGCATGGGCGGCGGCACCATCGTCGAGATTTTAAGCGCGGGAGAAGAAAAATTAGCGGGTGTGCAGCGGTTAGTTTTGCAGCCGATGGCAGACAGTGATCGGCTGCGGCACTGGCTGCACCAGCACGGGTGGAAAATTGCAGCGGAAGAACTTGTGGCAGATGATGGGATTTTGTATGAAATCGTGGTGGCCGAACCGGGCGCAGAACAGTATGATGACCCGTTGTGGTACGAAATCGGCAGTTTGCAGCTTTTGCAGAACGATCCGTTATTCGGACAAAAACTGCAGAACGAATTGGACAAAATAGACCGCGCCTTGGAAAATCTGCAGTATGGAAAAGGTGAGACTGCCATTCAGAAGAAAGAAGCGTTTTTGGAAAGAAGAAAGCGAATCGAGGAGGTGATGCGGCAGTGCAAGTAA
- a CDS encoding SLC13 family permease yields the protein MSTASRIESDLEQSVLSPKARFWLLTKKPFFLTLSGIVFLAVFLGLSGSVPYVPRAVLSITLAAIVLWVFEPIPFSMTAVIVLFALPVSGAASTDLVLSGFSSPAVFLIVAGMMIASAVQQTDLGKRLTYLLLYWFGEIKGGVLAGILLIPQIMAIFIPATAVRTAILLPIVYSVAEILGIKIGDVRSKQLMMAVAVGCTISGTAILPAAVGNVVTVDLANYYLKQHITYLDWLLLALPLWLLLIPVAWWILYRCFPVKEEAQKNLKEKVRGQIAELGPLTGKEKRLLLILTGVFVLWILEGVHGWPPVIPAFIGVVLIAWPGVRVAKWDSLLNINFSTLLLLGVTLSLGRVLSTSGAIGYLSKWLEHDWTRFLFSNPYLAVLMVIVLTQLIHKVTSNVSTSVIATVPVVIALASQGAHVSILLLVFVSGLTSLFGFLLVVETIPSVMVHGTGWVTQKDFLRCGIWLTLTTTALTFLMALTWWKWLGYMQ from the coding sequence ATGTCTACTGCCAGTCGTATCGAATCTGATTTGGAACAGAGCGTGCTTTCTCCCAAAGCCCGTTTTTGGCTTCTAACCAAGAAGCCGTTTTTTTTGACATTGTCAGGCATTGTATTTCTGGCCGTATTCCTTGGGTTATCAGGAAGCGTGCCGTACGTCCCGCGAGCGGTGCTTTCCATTACGTTGGCAGCGATTGTTTTGTGGGTGTTTGAACCCATCCCTTTCTCAATGACTGCGGTCATTGTTTTATTTGCGCTGCCGGTATCTGGGGCTGCTTCGACCGATTTGGTGCTGTCAGGGTTTTCCTCGCCTGCCGTCTTTTTGATTGTGGCTGGCATGATGATCGCCAGTGCAGTACAGCAGACCGATCTGGGAAAACGATTGACTTATCTGCTGTTATACTGGTTTGGCGAGATCAAGGGTGGAGTCTTGGCAGGTATTTTGTTGATTCCTCAAATTATGGCCATTTTTATCCCGGCAACGGCTGTACGAACTGCCATACTGCTGCCGATTGTGTACTCTGTGGCGGAAATTCTGGGAATCAAAATCGGTGATGTGCGCAGCAAACAACTGATGATGGCTGTTGCCGTTGGATGCACAATCAGCGGAACCGCCATTTTGCCGGCTGCGGTCGGAAATGTGGTAACGGTCGATTTAGCCAATTATTATTTAAAACAGCACATTACCTACCTGGATTGGTTGTTGCTCGCGCTGCCCCTCTGGCTGCTTCTGATCCCTGTGGCTTGGTGGATTCTGTATCGTTGTTTTCCGGTGAAAGAGGAAGCGCAGAAAAATTTAAAGGAAAAAGTGCGCGGACAGATTGCCGAACTGGGGCCGTTAACAGGAAAGGAAAAACGTCTGCTGTTGATTCTGACAGGTGTCTTTGTCTTATGGATACTCGAAGGGGTGCACGGTTGGCCGCCGGTTATCCCTGCGTTTATCGGGGTGGTACTGATTGCCTGGCCGGGTGTTCGGGTGGCAAAATGGGATTCCTTGTTGAACATTAATTTCAGCACACTGCTTTTGCTTGGTGTGACGCTTTCCCTGGGGAGAGTCCTCTCTACAAGTGGTGCGATCGGTTATCTGTCGAAATGGCTGGAACATGATTGGACGCGCTTTCTTTTCTCCAATCCCTATCTCGCTGTCTTGATGGTAATTGTACTTACGCAGCTGATTCATAAGGTCACTTCCAATGTTTCGACATCCGTGATTGCCACGGTTCCGGTGGTAATAGCTCTGGCCTCTCAGGGAGCGCATGTGTCAATTCTTCTGTTGGTGTTCGTTTCCGGGCTAACCAGCCTGTTTGGCTTTCTGTTGGTTGTAGAGACGATTCCCAGTGTAATGGTGCATGGAACGGGATGGGTTACACAAAAAGATTTCTTGCGCTGCGGCATTTGGTTAACCTTAACGACAACAGCGCTTACTTTTCTGATGGCGTTGACCTGGTGGAAGTGGTTGGGGTATATGCAATAA
- a CDS encoding AMP-binding protein, with translation MADRLQVTVGKLLEQVASRQPEREALVYPDRGLRYTYREFDQICRQAAKGFMQLGVQKGEHVAIWASNHPEWVTTQFATGKMGAVLVTVNTSYRSAELQYLLEQSDSTTLILIDFFRGASYLDMLYEIVPELKTSQPGQLKSGRLPFLKNVIVLGDTRYPGMFLWSDIVKMGDQVSDQELDERMASLAPDDVINMQYTSGTTGFPKGVMLTHSNIVNNAVNIAKSMKLTSEDRMCIPVPFFHCFGCVLGTLSCVTAGGTMVPVQEFDVKAVLSAVESEKCTALHGVPTMFIAELSHPDFDKYDLSSLRTGIMAGSPCPIEVMKAVVERMGAKEITIAYGQTESSPVITQTRTDDSIELRVSTVGKALPDVEVKIVDPNTNLEVPPGVQGELCTRGYHVMKGYYKNEEATRKVIDEDGWLHTGDLATMDENGYCKITGRLKDMIIRGGENVYPREIEEFLYTHPKVLDVQVVGVPDKKYGEEVMAWIQLKEGEMATAEEIREYCAGKIARFKIPRYIEFCKEFPLTASGKIQKFKLREQAIKLLHLEDADSIETA, from the coding sequence ATGGCAGACAGATTACAGGTGACTGTGGGGAAACTGCTGGAGCAAGTCGCTTCTCGGCAACCGGAGCGAGAAGCGTTGGTTTACCCAGACCGGGGACTGCGTTATACATATCGGGAATTTGACCAGATATGCCGTCAGGCAGCAAAAGGGTTTATGCAGTTGGGTGTTCAGAAGGGTGAGCATGTGGCGATTTGGGCCAGCAACCATCCTGAATGGGTAACCACTCAGTTCGCAACCGGCAAAATGGGAGCGGTTCTGGTCACTGTCAACACCAGTTATCGATCGGCCGAACTGCAATACCTGCTTGAACAATCCGACTCTACAACGTTGATTCTGATCGATTTTTTCCGGGGAGCTTCTTACCTGGATATGCTGTATGAGATTGTTCCCGAGCTGAAAACGTCGCAACCGGGACAACTGAAGTCCGGGCGGCTTCCGTTTTTGAAAAATGTGATTGTGCTCGGAGATACCCGTTATCCGGGAATGTTCCTTTGGTCAGACATCGTAAAAATGGGCGATCAGGTCAGCGATCAGGAGCTCGATGAAAGAATGGCATCGCTGGCGCCTGACGATGTGATTAACATGCAATATACTTCGGGTACGACTGGGTTTCCGAAGGGTGTTATGCTGACACACAGCAATATTGTGAATAATGCGGTCAATATTGCCAAAAGCATGAAATTGACGAGTGAAGATCGAATGTGTATTCCTGTGCCGTTTTTTCATTGTTTCGGTTGCGTGCTGGGGACGCTCAGCTGTGTCACAGCAGGCGGGACGATGGTTCCGGTGCAGGAGTTCGATGTGAAGGCGGTGCTGTCTGCCGTCGAGTCTGAAAAATGCACAGCCCTGCACGGTGTTCCGACTATGTTTATTGCGGAACTCAGCCATCCCGATTTTGACAAATATGACCTTTCTTCGCTGCGGACGGGAATCATGGCTGGGTCGCCGTGTCCTATTGAGGTCATGAAAGCGGTCGTTGAAAGGATGGGAGCCAAAGAAATTACAATTGCCTATGGACAAACCGAATCCTCGCCGGTGATCACACAAACGCGCACGGATGATTCGATTGAGCTGCGGGTATCGACCGTTGGCAAGGCCCTGCCGGATGTGGAAGTCAAAATCGTAGATCCGAACACCAATCTGGAAGTGCCGCCCGGTGTGCAGGGGGAACTCTGTACACGAGGCTACCATGTCATGAAAGGGTATTATAAGAATGAAGAGGCCACTCGAAAAGTGATTGATGAAGATGGCTGGCTCCATACCGGCGATTTGGCCACGATGGATGAAAACGGTTACTGTAAAATCACGGGACGACTGAAAGATATGATTATTCGCGGCGGAGAAAATGTGTACCCGCGTGAAATTGAAGAGTTTTTATATACGCATCCGAAAGTATTGGATGTACAGGTTGTTGGTGTTCCTGATAAGAAGTATGGGGAAGAAGTAATGGCCTGGATTCAATTAAAAGAGGGAGAAATGGCGACAGCGGAAGAAATCAGGGAATACTGCGCGGGAAAAATCGCGCGTTTCAAAATCCCCCGCTATATTGAGTTTTGCAAGGAGTTCCCGTTGACAGCATCAGGTAAAATCCAGAAATTCAAGCTGCGTGAACAGGCGATTAAACTGCTTCACCTGGAAGATGCCGATTCGATTGAAACGGCCTGA
- a CDS encoding C40 family peptidase → MKRPWKLLTLLLLLFVVVGITPVDAETAATDERKQILVTAVPKEEILVKDKRVFQENFVRIANQHITDKSTFSSIQFEHPHTYYCAGFVQEIYRENGIWIPAHSVQQQTVFGRRINDIGKIQPGDLVFLGQSGNRGPTHVAIALSPQVLIHASGNHQTVSMVRMGADVRQHILFVTRLVSSI, encoded by the coding sequence GTGAAACGACCTTGGAAGCTACTTACCTTGTTATTGCTCCTGTTCGTTGTTGTCGGAATTACCCCTGTTGACGCCGAAACGGCTGCAACCGATGAAAGAAAGCAAATCCTCGTTACGGCGGTTCCTAAGGAAGAAATTCTGGTTAAGGATAAACGTGTTTTTCAAGAGAATTTTGTGCGAATTGCAAATCAGCATATCACCGACAAATCAACTTTTTCCTCTATACAGTTTGAACATCCTCACACGTATTATTGCGCCGGGTTCGTTCAAGAAATTTACCGGGAAAACGGCATATGGATACCTGCTCACTCGGTTCAGCAACAGACCGTGTTTGGTCGTCGAATCAACGATATAGGAAAAATTCAGCCGGGTGATCTGGTGTTTTTAGGGCAGTCAGGCAATCGCGGACCCACACACGTTGCGATTGCGTTATCGCCGCAAGTTTTGATTCATGCCAGCGGCAACCATCAAACTGTGTCTATGGTGCGTATGGGTGCGGATGTTCGGCAGCATATTTTATTTGTTACCCGTTTGGTTTCATCCATATGA